One Phoenix dactylifera cultivar Barhee BC4 chromosome 8, palm_55x_up_171113_PBpolish2nd_filt_p, whole genome shotgun sequence genomic window carries:
- the LOC103699143 gene encoding ubiquitin-conjugating enzyme E2 10 isoform X3, giving the protein MFHWQATIMGPPDSPYAGGVFLVTIHFPPDYPFKPPKVAFRTKVFHPNINSNGSICLDILKEQWSPALTISKVLLSICSLLTDPNPDDPLVPEIAHMYKTDRNKYETTARSWTQKYAMG; this is encoded by the exons ATGTTTCACTGGCAAGCAACAATTATGGGTCCGCCAGATAGTCCGTATGCTGGGGGTGTCTTTCTAGTTACCATCCACTTCCCTCCAGACTATCCATTCAAGCCGCCGAAG GTAGCATTCAGGACAAAGGTCTTCCATCCAAATATTAACAGCAATGGAAGCATTTGCCTCGACATATTGAAGGAACAATGGAGCCCTGCATTAACCATTTCCAAG GTACTGCTTTCAATCTGTTCTCTGTTGACAGACCCAAACCCCGATGATCCGTTGGTTCCAGAGATTGCCCATATGTACAAGACGGATAGGAACAAGTATGAGACCACTGCAAGGAGCTGGACCCAGAAATATGCGATGGGTTAG